The genomic interval GTTCGCCGAAGAAGCCCACGACTTGCTGCCCATGTGCTGGGCCCGGAACGCACGCGGCATCATCGCGATCTACCAAAACCGTCATGCGGACGGCGAGGGACATCTGACCCGCGCCATCGAGGACTTCCGCGCCGACGACAACCGCCCGGGGGAGGCAAGCGCCCTGTGCAACCTGTCCCGCATCCATCTCGCGATGGGGCGAACGAAGAGCGCGGTCACCCTTGCTCAGCAAGGCATCACCATCTACGACGACATGGGGCATTCGTTGCGGGGGGCGAACGGCCGGTACGCCTTGGGGCTGGCCCTCACGCAGAGCGGACAACTCAACGCCGCCTCGGAGAGCCTGCTGGAGGCGCTCGACATCTTCCGTGACAGTCGTCAGCGTCTCTGGGAAGGCATGACGCTCTGCCGCCTCGCCGAGGTCGACCTCGCTGCCCGCAGGCACGCCCTCGCGGCAGCCAAGGCTGAGCAGGCGCTGACCGTACTGCGCGGCATCGGAGGCGAATGGCGCCGCGGCAACGTCCTCACCGTCCTCGGTCACGCCCTCAACGGCATCGGCCAACTCGGGCGGGCCCAGGTCTGCTGGCGCGAAGCCCTGAGCATCTACGAGGAACTGGGGTCCGCCGAAGCGACCGTCGTGCGCTCGCTGCTGACACCGGTAGCGGCCGCGTAACGCCCTACGCAGGGCGTTCATTGAACGTTTATCGGCGCCCGGCATGCTCATGCCTGTCGATCCGTCGCGTCGGGGGGCAGGCGGATCCACGGCAAAGGCCGAGCACTAAGGTGAACGGCCCTGAGACGCCCGTCCGGCAGTCCACGGGGGAACAGCCGGGCGGGCATCGCCGATCCGCTTACACCGAGCCACCCAGACAGGGGAACTGACGATCATGGGCGAAGCGAAGAAGAACGAGCCGATCCTCAAGCCGCAGGACCAACACGCCACGGGTACCGAGGACGGCACGGCCACAACGCAGGACCAGCACGCCACGGGTGGCGACATTACGACGATGGACCAGCACGCCACGGGTGGCGACATCAGGACGCTGGACCAGCACGCCACTACCGAGCCGGCGTAACGAGACCTTCCTGACGGGGAACGGCCGCGGTGGCGCGGAGGGGGAGCCACCGCGGCCGCCGCATGTCCGGGCGGGCCCGTCGCGACCAAGCCATCTTGTGGCCGGTTCGCGTCAAGGACTCGAACGCTTGCTCCCCTTTCAGTGGAGTCCCTTGCGCTGCAGAACAGCGCTATCCGCCGATATCGGATGGTCCACACGTGCGCGATGTCCCCGATCGACCGCCTGCGCCGCCCCCACCAGCTGCCGTACCGTGGCCATGGCGTCTCAGGAAGGACCAGCATGACCGCACAGCACATTGACCAGCCGGGGCCACTCATCCCCCGGCCGCAGCGGACGCCCGCCGCGCTCCGGGTCGCACTGGCTCAGGTTGCTCCCCATCGGCTGGCCGAGATGGAGCGTGAAAAGGACGAGGTCATCGCCCTGGCAGCGCAGACGGAATCGCTCGGGCCGATCACGCAGTTTCTGGAGACATGGGCAATTACCGTGGAGATCGCGCGCTTCCCGGTCAGCGCCGCCCGCCTGCGAACTGCTGAGTACACGGCTCAGGTGCTCGACAAGAACGATCCCGCCTGGCGGGAGGCCATGGCCGAGATCCGCGCCGTCTATGCATCCGCGCGGAAATCGCTCACACATGAGTGAGTGGCACTGGGAGTACGAGCCCAACGAGACTCACGTTGTCGGCGGTGAGACACCGCCTCCGCCGGCGTTCATCGCCGAGGTCGAGGAGCGCGCGGATGAGACGGGTCATACGCGCCCAGGGGCCCGCAGCTCCGTCTTGAGGATCTTGCCGCTCGCGTTGCGCGGAAGATCCGTTACGAACTCGACCTCCCTCGGGACCTTGTAGTTCGCCATTTCGCGGCGGGACCAGGCGATCAGGTCGTCCGACGTGAGCGTCGAACCCGGGCGCCGGACCGCGTACGCCTTGCCCACCTCGCCCAGCCTCGCGTCCGGGACGCCGATCACCGCCACATCGGCGATGTCCGGGTGCAGGCCCAGGAGCTGTTCTATTTCTGCCGGGTAGGCGTTGAAGCCGCCGACGATGAACATGTCCTTGATCCTGTCGGTGATGCGAAGGTTCCCGGACGCGTCGAGTACGCCTACGTCGCCCGTACGCAGCCAGCCGTCCGGTGTGATCGCGTTCGCCGTCTCCTCCGGGTCCTCGAAGTAGGCCGACATGACGTTGAAGCCGCGCACCAGGACCTCCCCGGGGGAGCCCGGATCCGCCAGTACGCGGACCTCCGTGCCGGGGATCGCCCGGCCCGATGTGGTCGCGATCGTCTCCGGTGGGTCGCCGCGGCGGCACATCGTCACGATGCCGGAGGCTTCGGAGAGGCCGTACGCCGTGAGGACCGTGGAGATGTGGAGCTCCGAGCGGAGGCGTTCCACGAGCTGGAGCGGGACCACCGCCGCGCCTGTGACGACCAACCGGAGCGCCGAGAGGTCGTGGGTGTCGCGGGACGGGTGGTCCAGGAGGGACTGGTGGAGGGTGGGTGGGCCCGGGAGGACCGAGATGCGTTCGGCGGCGATGTTCGCCAGGACCGTGTCCACGTTGAAGACAGGTTGCGGGACCATCGTCGCGCCGCGCATCAGGCAGGCGATGATCCCGGCCTTGTAGCCGAAGGTGTGGAAGAAGGGGTTCACGATCAGGTAGCGGTCGCCCTCGCGCAGGCCGGCCAGCTCGGACCAGATGTCGTAGCCGCGCAGCGTCTGCGCGTGGGTGATCACCGCGCCCTTGGGGCGGCCCGTCGTTCCCGACGTGAAGATGATGTCCGAGGGGGAGGAACCCGCCACCCCTGCCGCCCTCGCCCGTACCTCCGCCGGGGACACTTCCTCGCCGGACGCCAGGAAGTCCTTCCAGGTGCGGTATTCGTCGGGCGCCGCGTCTGCCAGCACCACCACCTGCTCCAGATGCGGCAGGTCGACGTCCGCACGACGGAGGGACGCCACGTACGACGTACCCAGGAACGTGCCGGTGACGAAGAGGAGTTTCGCCCGGCAGCGCGACAGGACGTACGCCGCCTCCGTCCCCTTGAAGCGGGTGTTCAGCGGCACCAGCACCGCACCCGCCGTCACCGCGCCCAGCGCCGAGACGATCCAGTCCAGGGTGTTCGGGGCCCAGATCGCGACGCGGTCACCGGGCTCGACTCCGGAGGCCATGCAGGCCGCTGCCGC from Streptomyces spiramyceticus carries:
- a CDS encoding FadD3 family acyl-CoA ligase, producing MGGDGDVAWDSIPELVRSAAERYGEREAVVEGRTRISYAELGDRVERAAAACMASGVEPGDRVAIWAPNTLDWIVSALGAVTAGAVLVPLNTRFKGTEAAYVLSRCRAKLLFVTGTFLGTSYVASLRRADVDLPHLEQVVVLADAAPDEYRTWKDFLASGEEVSPAEVRARAAGVAGSSPSDIIFTSGTTGRPKGAVITHAQTLRGYDIWSELAGLREGDRYLIVNPFFHTFGYKAGIIACLMRGATMVPQPVFNVDTVLANIAAERISVLPGPPTLHQSLLDHPSRDTHDLSALRLVVTGAAVVPLQLVERLRSELHISTVLTAYGLSEASGIVTMCRRGDPPETIATTSGRAIPGTEVRVLADPGSPGEVLVRGFNVMSAYFEDPEETANAITPDGWLRTGDVGVLDASGNLRITDRIKDMFIVGGFNAYPAEIEQLLGLHPDIADVAVIGVPDARLGEVGKAYAVRRPGSTLTSDDLIAWSRREMANYKVPREVEFVTDLPRNASGKILKTELRAPGRV